A genomic window from Providencia alcalifaciens includes:
- the sseA gene encoding 3-mercaptopyruvate sulfurtransferase, translating to MYNDYFVTPEWLNSHLSDSNIIVLDVSTPPPTAPYDCYQSYLDEHIPQAQFFNQDEVADKSCDLPHMLPDAATFSQAVGAMGINNQTQVIIYAQNNLFSSPRAWWTFRTLGCKQVKILAGGINAWKAAGFTTQSGKVTPPAAQTFIADRQDANALNQQQMLEIATEGKIQIIDARAAARFLAQAPEPRPGLRMGHIPGSKNVPWDLLVDNGEYKSPEQLKTIFAQQGVDITAPTVTTCGSGMTAAVVLLALVLLGNPHVRLYDGSWAQWGQDNGLPIEP from the coding sequence ATGTACAACGATTATTTTGTAACACCAGAGTGGTTAAATTCGCATCTTTCAGACAGTAATATTATTGTGCTTGATGTCTCTACACCACCACCTACCGCCCCTTATGATTGCTACCAAAGCTACCTGGATGAGCACATTCCCCAAGCTCAATTTTTTAATCAAGATGAAGTCGCCGATAAGAGTTGCGACTTACCCCATATGCTCCCTGATGCCGCCACATTTAGCCAAGCTGTTGGAGCGATGGGGATTAATAATCAAACCCAAGTCATTATTTACGCTCAAAATAACTTATTTTCATCCCCACGTGCATGGTGGACTTTCCGCACTTTAGGCTGTAAACAGGTTAAAATTTTAGCGGGCGGAATTAACGCATGGAAAGCAGCCGGTTTCACAACCCAATCGGGTAAAGTCACTCCACCAGCTGCACAAACCTTTATTGCAGATAGACAAGATGCCAATGCACTGAATCAACAACAAATGTTAGAGATTGCCACTGAAGGTAAAATTCAAATTATTGATGCGCGTGCGGCTGCCCGTTTTCTCGCTCAAGCCCCTGAACCTCGCCCCGGTTTAAGAATGGGGCATATTCCGGGCAGTAAAAATGTGCCTTGGGATTTATTAGTGGATAATGGGGAATATAAATCCCCCGAACAGTTAAAAACTATTTTTGCTCAGCAAGGTGTTGATATTACCGCACCAACAGTCACAACCTGTGGCTCAGGCATGACTGCTGCCGTTGTTTTACTAGCATTGGTCTTATTAGGTAATCCACATGTGCGCCTCTATGATGGTTCATGGGCGCAATGGGGGCAAGACAACGGGTTACCAATCGAACCTTAA